Within Crassostrea angulata isolate pt1a10 chromosome 2, ASM2561291v2, whole genome shotgun sequence, the genomic segment atctgattggtttaggcACAGTTTTTAATTCGTTGTATTActctcagcgttagcaacataACTGGGAACGGGTAACACAataaattgttacatgtgcgtaAATTATGCACGTATGGTTCGCCTTAGAATTCATATCACAATGTAAAAGCAGCAatgtattctttaaaattaagactttcagtatattaaaataaacagtGCCTGTTTGGGGGACAACAGTTAAAATTGATGCCCCCTCGAAAACctttgtcaaccgacgcgaagcagaggctgacaatggttttctccgGGATGCCAAcatcaatttcaatttaattaatatattaataccAGATATTCTAAtgtcactgaaaaaaaattgtgaattttatctcgtcattttaacacattttgtgTATTCAGTTGGTATTTATCCATTAGGCAGTAAATCTTATCTACCACAAGTCAAACAATTAAGAAATCTTAATTAGGTTTATATTGCCTAGAATAATCATCAAATCAGTTTTTGAGTGAGAATTATTTGTTAACATCGTCCATGGTTTACAAAGTTTCAAGTTCAGTTCATAATGATTAATATCCTATGTTACTGTTTTTTTCCGTTAAACTTGGTGATGAGTTATTCTATCATAACCTGTTTAACATATTTAGACTATAAAAGGATACAGAACTTTATTGATTTGCGTTTGCTGTAGGTTTTACCGTTGTTTTTCTTAcacagaaatttcaaagttatcaACTGTCTAAAAGCGAGATACTATACTCATACGAAGAATGCTGCTGGCAATTTTACGTGGATATTGAATTTATGCCTTTATATAGGAATTTATTTAAGgagtaaggaatcattctttgagtataatGAGGTGATATTTTcagtcggggcgtggtcaaatcccaTAAAGCCCGAAAGGCTTTATGATACAAACGACCctgctccgaccgaaattatcacctcataatattcaaaaaatgaatccttattacttaaatttatattatttccaattggTACTCTTtaaaagaacattattttaaaaccaatattttttatgcagcacatgctatgtattactacatgtacgcGGCGCAACCAATgtcgtttttcggttatgctataagacacgcccattttgtgtcactcatgtttaATGAAGTTAATGGGTTTTAGGATTCAAAActgatttgtaatgttatcacagacaaggacagttgaaaatgtaagtatatattttgtctGCAGTTCATGCAATTGTTATTTTCGCATCTATTTTTTAAGTTAGCcgaatgtattttatatatgctAGTGCCTTTTGTTCACTGATTGTAACAAACTTATCATCAGAGCTATCAAAAAATCATCTTTACGCAATAAACTACAAATTTATTtagttgtttttaaaacaaaatcctGACCTTGTAGATTTACAGTTCGATTTTTCGCCAGTATCTCTATTCAGAACTTTTATTCTAATTTAATATTCAGTAAAAGACGTTAATAGCAAAcgcgcttataatgaattgacgcttaaagcgaagtgattttcattccccgtgacttTATTACaagttgtaaacttgacggatataacgaatcaTGATTCTAATGAAGCAAAATCGTATGTCTCTGGTACTTCGTTATAAAGGTGCtttactgtactcagttgtatAGTCCAAAAATTGGCGACGACCACCCAATCCTTTTAAAGAGACAAGGTCacgattttgttttattttcctaAGTCTATTGGGTTCAATGTTTAgcaatgtatttctaatgatcaaccttTGAGAGTATGTCAGCCGTAGAAGTATAAGCAAGATAAAGAGCGCGCAACGCTTTGCTATGTAAAGAAGGCTCGTGCCTTGGTTTCGTTTACATTAGTTTAATATTCCGGTAGAAGTTCTAGATCTGTTTCAAGCTCATTCTTTTCTATATACTTATTCATTTTGAACACAAATATTCAGTTCCTAGCGTTtgtcatattcatttttgtagaattttgtaaatgtaaacaaaagcatgACCTGGGCTTCGTTTTCGTAAGGAATAACtgcaaactctgtatcttgcttgacGACTAAATCTCAAGTTTTTGTGAACCAACAGAAATTCCCTACTGAAGCACTGTAAACtttaaaaacggaaaaataaatttcgaCAAAAATAATGATCATGCTCTGATAAGGGCCATTGcctgataattttgttttcatagtaTTGCGCAATACTTACGTGGAATAAATGATTCCCATTCAGGATCTGTAATGTCGCTTCCAGTTAAATCAGGACAGCACAAGCATTTGCGTTGATTCTTGTTGACGCTAAACATATAAGTGGTAGCTATGGTATTCAAACATTTTACAGCGCACCTCTCAATACCtaaaatatttgtgatttcAACACAAGAAGATTTAGGAGACTCGTGTGTTTTTTCAACATAAAAACTCGCAATTTGGGCGGCGTTACTGGatagaaaattcataaaaagataaaacatcATATGATGTGTTATCCGTGCCATGTTTCACGTACAGATTACAAAcataaaatgatttgaatatttCATAGATGTTCTTAAAACGACTTGAAAAGCTCGCACAACCAATTCACACTTAAAATAATCAATCTATTTGCTAATATTTAGAAGCAGGATTCGCCATTTCAAAGCATATTCTGATGCTTATTGATCAGTGCTTAAAGTGCTTAAACAGAGATTATACTTAATTGAATAAGAATgttaacatttctttaaaaaggcTACAGTAGTCAAGTTTGTTAAATCAATCAACATTGTAGCTCGGTGAAATTTACAACAACTTGCCCTTTTAGCATTAGTGCAGACatgaatattgaattttttttgttgtttaaagTGTGTTAAAGAACAGGAAAGGACCAGTGTAAGGCTTATAAGTAATTATGGCCTACTAATGTACCAATGACGTTCATGAAATATTGGATAATAATAGcagcggcatttctttgatctcGTTCATAACGGTAATAGTGTGTCTGGTGCTTATACTagaatatggtttttttttactacctATTTATACACACACAGCATTTGTTTTCgaaatgccaatttttttcaaatcgatTTCAAAAGATAAAACTCTTTTTTGTTATTGATAGATACCATTGTTCTGCCTTTTCTTCCCaacaaaaattggtattcaatctttctttttttttcaaatattaactTTATACCATTCAATTTATTAATTGAAAAGTGTATCTTTCGTTGCAAAGGTACTCCATCCAGTAagatataaaacttttttttacaacagCAGATTAACTTCCTTACAAGTATGAACATACCcacatttaaatacaaattataatttacaaCTTTCTCTTTCTGATTTTCAGTATTGACAATTTTTCAAGATGAAcgtgaaatatttattaattaatcttATAATTTATGTTCTGTTATATTTTATCCTCTTGTTCTTTAATCAAAGAATGCAGTGTTCAAAACCTTTTATAATAAGAGTGCATTATCAATCATGTAACTACTTGACCTTAAAAACGGAGCACAACAACATTCGCACAGCTGCATTTAGATATGAACATCATTGGTgattttttgtcaatattttcatatataccaACAACCAGATAATTAtaaaacagtacatgtatgaatgaattCACTGCAAATCAAGAATTTACATAAGAAAGACCATTTAATTCGTTCTCAAGATTATCACAAAATGAGTTCATGAAATTATTTGCAAGTTGTAACTTTCAGGTCCTCACTAATATCCTTGTATAAAGTTGATGGTTCTCTCGTGTAGGTGGAATGTAGGTCAAGGTTGAAAGTCCATCCACCTTAAACCGCCATGGACTATCCATCAACATTTGATATCTACAAAAAAGACAAAAGTAGTGTTACAGCACACTATGGAAAATAATgcactttttattttcaattttgttgcACCTGGGTCCAAGTCtacacactttaaaaaattaaagtactgaagaactgacgggagttgattttgtcgatgtttatttattttaaaatcgatgatatgttattttgcatgacaagtacgtgtagtttctaatttgattacgcacatttttataatatagatTTCTCACGTTTTCGACAAGAATATCGAGAAACCCCCCTCTGAATcatgttataaaatatttaaagataaaattaattcaatcaaactatgtatcagtaataaaaatatttctcgaaaattgtatggatccaagcaatattgaactttagtttcgttcaaccaaacgctcggctgacaccgtaaatctccgacaaggattcaCGGAGACAgacgagcgtcgagttgaacgagactatattgaactctggcgtaggaatacatacgactacaaaatatatttaaattgttcgtaccatttataATCTGACtatttcaaggtatttataaataagtttccttgaaaaacaacgCTTTagaatacattacatcgaatttatcaaatattttcaagaactacgtcttgtcagcagcaatgatttgtgctgaggtccaaacactgtttcactttcggtttgtctgagtaactgcataggagagttgattaaaagcaactcccaaaaatcaaagTGTGTTGATAAAGCTGACATAGACGCACACgttaaaaagaattgttttcgcCTTAGATGGAGAAATGCAATTGCCAATTCATGTTTGACAATTTGTATTTGGTGGCATTTGAAGTGCCAGCTCTCTGTTGTTATTTAATTTGTTgtacattctttaaaaaatatttgttttctctGTAAATTTCGGAGATCGGAATGGATAAGTCGATTTTGTATTGTAAGAATAGGTTTAAGTCTGAAATTTTGGGGGTTTTTATGGAGTTGtctttcaatattttctttatttttaataaatgacatattccaACTCTATATAGgtgataatttgatttttactcAGAAATAACTTACCTGCGGTAAGTTTGTGCAGCATGAGAAAACGTAAATACAAATTGCATGTGCATGGTTTGGTCGAATACCAATACGACAATTTGAAATACAGTTATCAATTTGCTAAGCCTTGTAATCGCTGAAATGTATTAAGCATACAAACCAAAGATAACTTGATTAACAGTTTCTGATTGAAATCATCTCTTTAAACACATACGTTCACAATTCTATCACAACTCTATTTTTTTGTCCTTCACTCCCTTAAAAGCCGTAAATAATGAGTAGATGTATCAGCGTTTGGTCATTTGTCATACGTCCAGCTAATAAAATCGAAACATATACACGAACGTTGcgatctttaaatatttttaaagtgcaTTTCGTGtaaccataacaaaaacaagtTACCATATCTTCAAAGCgttgcttgaaaaaaaaacggaAAGTGAGTTGCAACAATGAAGAAAATCGagacagcaaaaaaaaaagggtacATCGAAATAATGAACATTTAACTGTACTCTGTACCTAATAAAATACGCGAAATAACATACCTTGCTGTGTTAACCGGTGTTCTTTTGTGTTTAAGCATAGTGTATCTTGCAACATTATTTCGGAATCGAAATATGGACAGTTTGTTCATTATTAttctacaaaataaataaacaagctTATTTTTGCCTTAAAACTTTTATGAATGGTTAAGATCATCACAGAGATCACTTAAGGATTTGTGGTCTTGCTTTCAAGTCTTTAGGTTTtttctaaagatttttttaaatcttcacaCACATACACTtaaccaaaatttaaaacaaattttacggCGCTACGGTGTATTAAATATTAACTTTCTGCCTTGATCTGCAAGATGCACATAAATCGCTTTCccttgtttaatttatttttttggaataaaccattgcatcaaatacaaatttaaactacgtaaaataaataacaattatcATAAAAAGTTCACAATTTCTTCAAGATCAACTAACTGACATTGACCTTTTGCACTGATAAAACGCTATTTTAAGTCATGAATGATTCAACATGCAATGACAATATTTAaacgtttcattttttattcagatTATTTAGTCTTGTCAGAAAAAGATTGCATGGGTCTTTTATGTAATGTTTGGAATAGGTCATGAAAAACGCCAATTTGAGGCAAAAATTGGAGTTCACGTGTTCTTGACTTTATGAAGTATAAgctaaatatgtcaaaatacgtcgatagtaaaatttaaaaattgctcaattttttttcggaACAACATGATGATATTCCATTGCAAATACACTCTGGAAATGTGGTATGTATTGAAAAAAGAAGTTAAAGCTATGGAACTCTACAACTATTGagttataataaaacaaattctatCTTCTTGAatccttccgccacaaaataaaGTTCCTTCCTAACCTCTGTTGATGTGTAATtttaccttatttttttttttttttaatttagtttatttattattcTTAGATATAAATTACCAAATGGAATTAATATATAATGCATAATTTTAGATTAGGGCTAACCTAACACGGCTTCCTTAAAACAGAGGAACGAACCTCTTTTATGAGACTGAAAAGGGCAGAAAATGCTAAAAACTACTGTATCATTTCCCATCATTTAAATCGTCTTATGGTACCTTAATTATGATTTATGTTGtcgatattttaataaaaataacacCTATAACTCATATCATCATCTTCTCCGCCCCAGTTCACAAATAGATTTGACCATCCATTAACTTTTTCGAAGTCCTCCTTTTTCCACATGGATACTCCACCAATTAACTTTCTATCGGGAAGTCTGTGGAGAAATTCAAAATGAACGTGTTTCAACacacatgcattttttaagCTCTTCGTCTGTGTGTGcacttttatcttttttaaattggttCTCCGCCAGGTTATAGTGAAATCACTGAACAGGAACACTGATTcagataaatattaaattaaaatagcTATGGAGTATTGCTTTTTTTCTACCTGAggtaaatttgtacaaaataatcatttttatggaaggagaaatttgaaattttataattgcCTTCATTTTTTACCTGTAGTTGAATGAATCGATCGCTCTTGAAAGATGCATCGGACTTCTTACGCAATTATACATAATCTGGTCATTTTCTGGGATCAGGTCAACGtcatgaaaaacaaaacaggtGTGATTGTCGGTCTTTGCCTCACTGTACGCAATGTTGTAGAGCATCCCCTTGTTGAAAGGTTTTGTGTCAGCCTTAAAAAATTATGCACCACTGAgataaatattttcaggaaaaaaattaaaaaaataatttccgcACGTGCATCGCCCCTACAGCATAATGTCTGCATCAAATCGTAGACATTACTGCTCTATATATCTTGGTAGAAAAAGTTAATACTAAGAAGAACTAAGAAGAAAACGTTCTTAGTCATTACATTATTTTCCTTGAgtgcattatttttaaagtataaatatgtTTCATCTGTAAGATGATATAATGTCCAGTTGAACAGAAAAAGGCGTTTAGTGCAGAGAGTATTTAATTTGGATTCTTTTTTAGAAACGTTACCAATGCATTGTTTGTTTGTCTTAagtttttgatttcttttattctttaaataaaaaaataataattagctTTGTAAATTTACATGGACATACAAAAAATTACCCAATATTAGTTTAATGCGAGTAGTGCTAAAACATATATGTCTTACATGTTGAGAAATTTAGCAGAACTCGAATATAATCAAAAGTAAGAACGAGATAGTGTGTATCAATTCAGTTTTAATTACTTTTGCACCTAGAAAAAAATTCCTTGTtaactgtatatttttgttaaaaacattttagaaaCAATTTTGTTGCGTGAAATACTAATTACAAAGATGCATAGTTGCGATGCAATCAGTTGTTTGTAAAAATGAGTATATTCCATTTCATTTCAtaccaaatttttatttatatatcaaacaCGATTAATATTGCAAAAATACTTACACATTCTTTGAGAGCAATAAGTCATTGTacaatttccttttaaaaatctagATAACATTTTAACTTTATATAAGTCAAATGTAATGAAAAGGTGTTCTCTGTAAAACTTACTTATGtattctatatttaaaaataatttgtatttgttataCTATATTCGTTTACTTTTTGTCATGTGtcaatctttattatttaacaacatatttttagtgATTAGAATATAAGCATACGGTGTATGAAATGGACGAAACTGaactaaaaatatcaatatccattttttaatgttagtAAAATGCTGGCTaaacaaataacaataaaaaactgTCAACCATCCCAAAattccataaaacgaaatacaaattcaaagcagaagAACACAGACctttaaaaagatagaggtaggatcaggtgcctaggaggagtgagcatcctctgctgaccggtcacgcGGAAAAGGCCGTAGACAACTAGGTGAtcaattatggtctaacaattagtatgaaaaacgtcggTCAACATTCgccccagtggaagattgtatttgctgacaagatCGTTGTTTTGACCGTAGAACTTACAAAAAAGGTGaattcaaacgagactgttgatagtcctgttttatcaacttgtttgtcagtagcatGCTTCGGCTTAAAAACTGTTCagacgaagagcatgcccttatgtatcgaattaactgagagacaaaaacactaTATGCAGGTGataaaggtatattgctacataagtaaggaaggGTGACTATGGAAGAATTGAGGTTGCCGCGATAGGTTATtacaatgtccatttccagtaaaaatatccaaatatgaaacaaatgacGCAGACTCTATGGTTTcgtttatttcaagttcactgggatatatcaaGTCGACATAAGTatagaaataacaattgttaattgataatacgtcgttgatatacctgaatgttgagttgaaggccacagcgagtgatttatttgtttcacgtaaaaaatttttgattaaattcctcttcataaaaatacaaaaataagtcTGCTAACACTATGGTACAATTGGTACCCATTGGAATTCCAAaagattgttggaagacttgatttccaaaaactacatagatatTGTCTATCAGAAAGTGAAGCATCTTTTTAATACcaacttcagagtacttgtgtttgcaatcagaatggtttttacCAAAATAATACTTCAGATTTTTACTGACAAGGTAAGCATTTTTACGACTTTCATTTTTATTGGAGATACAACCGTCGATAATATCAACAAGCCTcgattttaatttgtcatggggaatggttgtataaagcgtTGACAAATCGTCGTTTTTAAGCTATTGACTTCGGTTTTTGTGATTTTGTGACCTCGAAGTTTCTAATAATTCCTTAGAGTTTTTTAGTATCcacatttatttaatcaaaatgtctggattttttaaatacttttatgattaatttagaTGTTTTCTACATTTGCATTcacaaattattcataaaaaggttcaacaacaaaacaaaatccaaTTTAACTTGTGGGGTTTTTTCCTTCTTAAAGTGCAGGCAGTTTTATAGAGAGGTGATGCTAATAAGACACAAGCgaaacacattttatttgtaaaaaaaatacagcattTTATCTCCTTTTATTTTGCATAATTCAACATGCACTTCGATTTCATCAAACCGTGAATCAAAGTTGCATATCACATTTGTAAAACAGACCCATGGGCTTTAATGTTGAACTTTTATATTCAAAACGgcatttattaagaaaatgtttaaatctaaACAAGTAATAAAAACTCAAAGAAGTTATCTGTATCTTTTATTATTTCAGTCTTAAACTGTTcgcattctctctctctctcactctctctttctatccctctctctctctctctttctctctctcgatcgatcgatcgatcgattgATCGACGACTTAATGGCATCAGACATCTCTTGTAATTATCGAATTTTGTCACGTTTAAGTTCACTTTCAGTCATTTTTTAGCATGATTTAATGGCGGAGATCCATCCTTTAACGATCTTTTATTTGAATTATGATTTTAAGAATAACTTATAATCACCTCTAAGA encodes:
- the LOC128173741 gene encoding beta-1,4-N-acetylgalactosaminyltransferase bre-4-like isoform X1, which produces MREVTVIRRLVSTVAIFYILGYTMVLLLARPKENLMCQTYHQGSVLYPIPNFNDTHEKDMVSRFTWLGNGGYSLPYGCRSKERVAILIPYRDREKQLRILLSNLHPLLYRQGLEYRIYVIEQADTKPFNKGMLYNIAYSEAKTDNHTCFVFHDVDLIPENDQIMYNCVRSPMHLSRAIDSFNYRLPDRKLIGGVSMWKKEDFEKVNGWSNLFVNWGGEDDDMSYRIIMNKLSIFRFRNNVARYTMLKHKRTPVNTARYQMLMDSPWRFKVDGLSTLTYIPPTRENHQLYTRILVRT
- the LOC128173741 gene encoding beta-1,4-N-acetylgalactosaminyltransferase bre-4-like isoform X3, encoding MREVTVIRRLVSTVAIFYILGYTMVLLLARPKENLMCQTYHQGSVLYPIPNFNDTHEKDMVSRFTWLGNGGYSLPYGCRSKERVAILIPYRDREKQLRILLSNLHPLLYRQGLEYRIYVIEQADTKPFNKGMLYNIAYSEAKTDNHTCFVFHDVDLIPENDQIMYNCVRSPMHLSRAIDSFNYRIIMNKLSIFRFRNNVARYTMLKHKRTPVNTARYQMLMDSPWRFKVDGLSTLTYIPPTRENHQLYTRILVRT
- the LOC128173741 gene encoding beta-1,4-N-acetylgalactosaminyltransferase bre-4-like isoform X2 codes for the protein MREVTVIRRLVSTVAIFYILGYTMVLLLARPKENLMCQTYHQGSVLYPIPNFNDTHEKDMVSRFTWLGNGGYSLPYGCRSKERVAILIPYRDREKQLRILLSNLHPLLYRQGLEYRIYVIEQADTKPFNKGMLYNIAYSEAKTDNHTCFVFHDVDLIPENDQIMYNCVRSPMHLSRAIDSFNYRLPDRKLIGGVSMWKKEDFEKVNGWSNLFVNWGGEDDDMSYRYQMLMDSPWRFKVDGLSTLTYIPPTRENHQLYTRILVRT